One genomic region from Mycobacterium basiliense encodes:
- a CDS encoding acetyl-CoA acetyltransferase, whose protein sequence is MDCTTGVWILGGYQSDFARNLTKEGRDFADLTDEVVSATLTDAQVDAADIGVVHVSNAFGEMFAGQGHLGAMPATICDGLWDTPASRHEAACASGSVATLAALADLRSGAYDTALVVGIELEKTVPGDTAAQHLGAAAWTGHEGADARYLWPSMFTQVADEYDRRYGLDDTHLRAIAQLNFANARRNANAQTRGWQIPDPLTDDDATNPITEGRLRRFDCSQMTDGGAGLVLVSDAYLRDHPDARPIARIDGWGHRTVGLGMRQKLDRTADDPYVLPHVRAAVLDALRRAQVGLDDVDGYEVHDCFTPSEYLAIDHIGLTGPGESWKAIENGEIEIGGRLPINPSGGLIGGGHPVGASGVRMLLDAAKQVCGMAGDYQVEGAQNFGTLNFGGSTATTVSFVVSKGI, encoded by the coding sequence ATGGACTGCACAACCGGCGTGTGGATTCTCGGTGGGTACCAGAGCGACTTCGCTCGCAACCTCACCAAGGAGGGCCGCGACTTTGCGGACCTGACCGACGAGGTGGTCTCCGCTACATTGACCGACGCTCAGGTAGACGCCGCCGACATCGGGGTAGTCCACGTCTCTAATGCGTTTGGCGAGATGTTTGCCGGCCAGGGCCATCTAGGCGCGATGCCGGCGACGATATGCGACGGCCTCTGGGACACCCCGGCCTCCCGGCACGAAGCCGCGTGCGCCTCGGGCAGCGTGGCGACGCTGGCAGCGCTGGCCGACCTGCGCTCGGGCGCATACGACACGGCGCTGGTGGTCGGCATCGAGTTGGAAAAGACCGTGCCCGGCGACACGGCGGCACAGCATCTAGGCGCGGCCGCCTGGACCGGACACGAGGGCGCCGACGCCCGCTACCTGTGGCCCTCGATGTTCACCCAGGTCGCCGACGAGTACGACCGGCGCTACGGTCTCGACGACACACACCTGCGGGCGATCGCCCAGCTCAACTTCGCCAATGCACGCCGTAACGCCAACGCACAAACGCGGGGTTGGCAGATCCCCGACCCACTCACCGACGACGATGCCACCAACCCGATCACCGAAGGCCGGCTGCGCCGGTTCGACTGCAGCCAAATGACCGACGGCGGAGCGGGATTGGTGTTAGTCAGCGATGCCTACCTGCGAGATCATCCCGATGCGCGTCCGATCGCCCGCATCGACGGCTGGGGGCATCGCACCGTTGGGCTGGGTATGCGCCAGAAACTGGACCGCACGGCGGACGACCCGTACGTCCTGCCGCACGTGCGAGCCGCGGTGCTCGATGCCTTGCGCCGGGCGCAGGTCGGTCTCGACGATGTGGATGGATACGAAGTGCACGATTGCTTCACACCCAGCGAATACCTGGCGATCGATCACATCGGGCTTACCGGTCCGGGCGAATCCTGGAAGGCCATCGAGAACGGTGAGATCGAGATCGGCGGACGGCTACCGATCAATCCCAGCGGCGGGCTCATCGGCGGCGGCCACCCGGTTGGCGCCTCCGGCGTGCGGATGCTGCTGGACGCGGCCAAACAGGTCTGCGGGATGGCCGGCGACTATCAGGTGGAGGGCGCGCAGAATTTCGGCACGCTAAATTTCGGAGGAAGCACCGCCACCACCGTCAGTTTCGTTGTCAGCAAAGGTATTTGA
- a CDS encoding carotenoid oxygenase family protein, whose amino-acid sequence MDVEIVGKYLSTLPENDDHPYRTGPWRPQTTEWDANDLTVVAGEVPPDLDGIYLRNTENPLHPAFKTYHPFDGDGMLHAVGFRDGKAFYRNRFIKTDGFLAENEAGEPLWPGLAEPVQFAKRDKGWGARELMKDASSTDVIVHRGIALTSFYQCGDLYRVDPYSADTLGKETWSGQFPFDWGVSAHPKVDNMTGELLFFNYSKQDPYMRYGVVDQNNELAHYVDIPLPGPRLPHDMAFTENYAILNDFPLFWDPGMLEHNVHLPRFHPDMPSRFAVIPRRGATSDIRWFEADPTFVLHFTNAYEEGDEIVLDGFFEGAPQPFDTGGTKWDKLFRFLALDRLEARLHRWRLNLVTGAAQEEPMSESITEFGTINADYATNSYRYVYAATGKPGWFLFDGLVKHDLLTGNEEGYSFGDGVYGSEAQMAPRLGSAAEDDGYLVTLTSDMNDDTSYCLVFDASRVGDGPVCKLRLPERICSGTHSAWVPGAELRRWHQVEDPARAVGM is encoded by the coding sequence ATGGACGTTGAGATTGTCGGCAAGTACTTATCGACTCTGCCCGAAAACGACGACCATCCGTATCGCACGGGTCCGTGGCGGCCCCAGACCACCGAATGGGACGCCAACGACCTGACCGTGGTCGCCGGCGAGGTCCCACCCGACCTGGACGGCATCTACCTGCGCAATACCGAAAACCCGTTGCACCCGGCGTTCAAGACCTATCACCCCTTCGACGGCGACGGGATGCTGCACGCCGTCGGCTTCCGTGACGGAAAAGCTTTCTACCGCAACCGCTTTATCAAGACCGACGGCTTCCTTGCCGAAAACGAGGCGGGTGAACCGCTGTGGCCTGGGCTGGCCGAGCCGGTGCAGTTCGCCAAGCGTGATAAGGGCTGGGGCGCTCGCGAGCTGATGAAGGACGCCTCGAGCACCGACGTCATCGTCCACCGCGGCATCGCACTGACCAGCTTTTACCAGTGCGGTGATTTGTACCGGGTCGACCCGTATTCAGCCGACACCCTGGGCAAAGAAACTTGGAGTGGCCAATTCCCGTTCGACTGGGGCGTATCCGCGCATCCCAAGGTCGATAACATGACGGGCGAGCTGTTGTTCTTCAACTACAGCAAGCAGGACCCATACATGCGCTACGGCGTCGTCGACCAGAACAACGAGCTGGCCCACTACGTCGACATCCCGCTCCCCGGCCCACGCCTGCCACACGACATGGCGTTCACCGAAAACTACGCCATACTCAACGATTTCCCACTTTTCTGGGATCCCGGAATGCTCGAGCACAATGTGCACCTGCCGCGCTTCCATCCCGACATGCCGTCGCGCTTCGCGGTGATCCCGCGCCGAGGCGCGACTTCTGACATCCGGTGGTTTGAGGCTGATCCGACCTTCGTGCTGCACTTCACCAACGCCTACGAAGAAGGCGACGAGATCGTGCTCGACGGCTTCTTCGAGGGCGCACCGCAGCCCTTCGACACGGGTGGCACGAAATGGGACAAACTCTTCCGGTTCCTGGCTCTCGATCGACTGGAGGCCCGGTTGCATCGCTGGCGACTCAATCTGGTCACCGGGGCAGCCCAGGAGGAACCAATGTCGGAGTCCATCACCGAGTTCGGAACCATCAATGCCGACTACGCCACCAACAGCTACCGTTATGTCTACGCCGCTACCGGCAAACCGGGCTGGTTCCTGTTCGACGGCTTGGTCAAACACGATCTGCTCACCGGGAACGAGGAGGGCTACTCGTTCGGCGATGGCGTCTACGGCAGCGAGGCCCAGATGGCACCGCGGCTGGGCAGCGCGGCCGAGGACGACGGATACCTGGTCACCTTGACCAGCGACATGAATGACGACACCTCGTACTGCCTGGTCTTCGACGCCTCCAGAGTCGGCGACGGTCCAGTGTGCAAACTCCGGCTGCCCGAACGCATTTGCAGCGGCACACATTCCGCCTGGGTGCCGGGAGCGGAGTTGCGCCGCTGGCATCAAGTGGAGGATCCTGCCCGCGCCGTCGGGATGTGA
- a CDS encoding VOC family protein, whose protein sequence is MTHWPKELASIGAIRFARRSSNFQETVRFYRELVGLPLYETFGESYGSNGAIFGLPSWNLTFEIVESDDAVTVDHHDQLCLYFPDEEAQQAAIMRLQNAGASPVEQHPYWSAVGAVTYRDPDGRDVVFAPFVYGVNEPADSAASGRHEFPSD, encoded by the coding sequence ATGACGCACTGGCCCAAGGAATTGGCCTCTATCGGTGCCATCCGCTTCGCCCGGCGATCGTCGAACTTCCAAGAAACGGTGAGGTTTTATCGTGAACTTGTGGGGCTACCCCTCTACGAGACGTTCGGGGAAAGCTATGGCAGCAACGGCGCGATATTCGGCCTACCCAGCTGGAACCTGACTTTTGAGATCGTCGAGTCCGACGACGCCGTCACGGTGGATCATCACGACCAGCTGTGCCTGTATTTTCCGGACGAGGAAGCCCAGCAGGCGGCCATCATGCGCCTGCAAAATGCGGGTGCGAGCCCTGTGGAGCAGCACCCGTACTGGTCAGCCGTGGGCGCGGTGACCTACCGCGATCCGGATGGGCGCGACGTGGTGTTCGCACCGTTCGTGTACGGAGTCAACGAACCCGCCGATAGCGCCGCCTCTGGAAGGCATGAGTTCCCCTCGGATTGA
- a CDS encoding VOC family protein: protein MPTRTDAPLGAPCWIDLTTSKVDVAQEFYGAVFGWTFESAGPDYGGYINAAKEGHPVAGLMANNPDWQSPDNWATYFRTADINASMSLVTASGGSGCLDPMEIPAKGHLALATDPTAAFFGLWQPLQHHGFEILGEAGAPAWHQLTTRDYRGAVEFYRKVFGWQPEQVSDTDEFRYSTASFDGQPLLGVMDGVNILPPGLPSQWSIFFGADDVDATLQTVVDHGGAVVRAAEDTPYGRLAAASDPTGVAFNLASVRR, encoded by the coding sequence GTGCCCACCCGTACCGACGCGCCGCTGGGCGCTCCCTGCTGGATCGATCTGACAACATCGAAGGTCGACGTCGCCCAAGAGTTCTACGGCGCGGTTTTCGGCTGGACCTTCGAGTCCGCGGGACCCGATTACGGCGGCTACATCAACGCCGCCAAGGAGGGTCACCCCGTCGCCGGACTGATGGCCAACAATCCCGATTGGCAGTCTCCGGATAACTGGGCCACGTACTTTCGCACCGCCGATATCAACGCGAGCATGTCGTTGGTGACGGCCTCGGGTGGTTCCGGGTGCCTGGATCCGATGGAGATACCCGCCAAGGGGCACCTGGCATTGGCGACCGATCCCACGGCCGCGTTCTTCGGACTGTGGCAGCCGCTGCAGCACCACGGCTTTGAAATCCTGGGTGAGGCAGGAGCCCCCGCCTGGCACCAGCTGACGACGCGCGACTATCGCGGCGCAGTCGAGTTCTACCGCAAAGTCTTCGGGTGGCAACCTGAGCAAGTTAGCGACACTGACGAATTTCGCTACAGTACAGCATCTTTCGATGGACAACCGCTACTCGGTGTGATGGACGGTGTCAACATTTTGCCTCCCGGGTTGCCGTCGCAGTGGAGCATCTTCTTCGGTGCCGACGATGTCGACGCCACGTTGCAGACGGTCGTCGACCACGGCGGCGCGGTGGTGCGCGCCGCCGAGGACACCCCGTACGGGCGACTGGCCGCGGCCAGCGATCCGACAGGGGTCGCCTTCAACTTGGCGTCGGTGCGGCGTTGA
- a CDS encoding type II toxin-antitoxin system Rv0910 family toxin, translating into MAKLSGSIDVPLAPEEAWQHASDLSRYKDWLTIHRVWRSTLPESLEKGAVVESIVQVKGMHNRIKWTIVRYKPPEGMTLNGDGVGGVKVKLMAKVAPKEDGSVVSFDVHLGGPALFGPIGMIVAGALRSDIRESLENFVTVFAPA; encoded by the coding sequence ATGGCGAAACTCTCCGGATCGATCGATGTCCCGTTGGCCCCGGAGGAGGCATGGCAGCACGCCTCCGATCTGTCCCGCTACAAGGACTGGCTGACCATCCACCGCGTGTGGCGCAGCACGTTGCCCGAATCCCTGGAGAAGGGCGCGGTCGTCGAATCGATCGTCCAGGTCAAAGGCATGCACAACCGGATCAAGTGGACGATCGTGCGCTACAAGCCGCCGGAAGGAATGACCCTCAACGGAGACGGTGTGGGCGGCGTCAAAGTCAAGCTCATGGCCAAGGTCGCGCCCAAGGAAGACGGCTCGGTGGTCAGCTTCGATGTGCACCTGGGCGGGCCCGCCCTGTTCGGGCCGATCGGCATGATCGTCGCCGGTGCTCTGAGAAGCGATATCCGCGAATCGCTGGAAAACTTCGTCACCGTGTTCGCGCCGGCCTGA
- a CDS encoding antitoxin — protein sequence MGILDKAKNLLSQNADKVETAIDKAGEFVDQKTQGKYSDTIHKVQEEAKKVAGPGAAGDQQH from the coding sequence ATGGGAATCCTGGACAAGGCAAAGAACCTGCTGTCGCAAAACGCCGACAAGGTCGAGACAGCGATCGACAAGGCCGGCGAGTTCGTCGACCAAAAGACGCAGGGCAAGTATTCCGACACCATCCACAAGGTGCAGGAAGAGGCCAAGAAAGTCGCTGGCCCCGGTGCCGCTGGCGACCAACAGCACTGA